The Macadamia integrifolia cultivar HAES 741 unplaced genomic scaffold, SCU_Mint_v3 scaffold1382, whole genome shotgun sequence genome contains a region encoding:
- the LOC122063625 gene encoding nuclear transcription factor Y subunit C-3-like has translation MDSNQSRHFASSHNSMDMPPPPIFPIDHRQPSMHELHNLMLMSHPSMLLRDPQAPHQVDEETMREHHLQLWKQNMRLFWQQQLLEVNQISEFKQQHQLPLARIKRIMKSDEDVKMISADAPILFAKACELFISELTLRSWSKSEEYKRRTLLRYDIFNAINQGDVLNFLLRIFPKDDTKEEEPPRGDMEFAELVPHNGGVNFPMMDLNCYLQNLNAESMVREQEIPPHSMVQPPVPQTLFFYGPPGPQ, from the exons ATGGATTCAAACCAGTCCAGGCATTTTGCATCTTCTCACAACTCCATGGATATGCCGCCTCCTCCCATTTTCCCTATTGATCATCGCCAGCCATCAATGCATGAG CTGCACAACTTAATGCTAATGTCTCACCCAAGCATGTTACTTCGTGACCCCCAAGCACCTCATCAG GTGGATGAAGAAACCATGCGAGAACATCATTTACAACTGTGGAAGCAAAACATGCGGTTGTTTTGGCAACAACAATTGCTTGAAGTTAATCAGATCTCag AATTTAAGCAGCAGCATCAACTTCCCCTTGCAAGGATTAAAAGAATCATGAAATCTGATGAAGATGTGAAG ATGATAAGCGCGGATGCTCCTATCCTTTTCGCAAAAGCTTGTGAGCTTTTCATTTCAGAACTCACCCTTCGGTCATGGTCGAAGAGTGAAGAATACAAGAGGAGAACTCTGCTGCGATATGATATATTTAATGCTATAAATCAGGGAGATGTTCTTAATTTCCTGCTTCGAATCTTCCCAAAAGATGATACCAAG GAAGAGGAGCCACCTCGAGGGGACATGGAATTTGCTGAACTTGTTCCTCATAATGGAGGAGTCAATTTCCCCATGATGGATCTGAACTGCTACCTCCAAAATCTGAATGCG GAATCCATGGTGAGGGAGCAAGAAATTCCTCCACACTCTATGGTCCAACCACCAGTACCTCAGACCTTGTTCTTCTATGGACCACCTGGTCCTCAG tGA